A window of Panicum virgatum strain AP13 chromosome 8K, P.virgatum_v5, whole genome shotgun sequence contains these coding sequences:
- the LOC120644325 gene encoding uncharacterized protein LOC120644325 gives MEADPAPFYPRVAALPPSSSTPLPGLSPLAPPCRSQGQHPVTAAGADVPPVRCVRRAPHPAARGGTAARPVHKGEAIPNPRSASYGGTSMCTSISARRKAHLSKQAHGAFAAHLPHPPVLHPMPQSAPTSAPTAAGDADRDDAYHMLEEMPPSDPMASGGSFTGMLSDDVGIDDISFSMPYEQERYAQKDALTFLYQLQKKLASQDHPTTQHKKMKQGGWRLKQWRSERQPLRSGRQPLRSAKWPLKRKN, from the exons ATGGAGGCAGACCCCGCACCATTCTATCCCCGCGTCGCCGCCCTGCctccctccagctcgacgccgctGCCCGGCCTTTCTCCTTTGGCTCCTCCCTGCCGCAGCCAAGGACAGCACCCCGTCACCGCCGCGGGAGCTGATGTTCCTCCAGTGCGCTGCGTTCGTCGAGCGCCCCATCCTGCAGCTCGTGGAGGCACCGCAGCTCGCCCTGTCCACAAGGGAGAAGCCATCCCGAACCCTCGTTCTGCCTCCTATGGAGGAACCTCGATGTGCACATCCATATCGGCGCGGCGCAAGGCACACCTGAGCAAGCAGGCGCATGGAGCTTTTGCTGCGCATCTTCCTCACCCTCCTGTGCTACATCCCATGCCGCAGAGTGCGCCAACTAGCGCCCCCACTGCAGCAGGTGATGCTGATAGGGACGATGCCTACCATATGCTCGAGGAAATGCCTCCAAG TGATCCAATGGCTAGCGGTGGTTCCTTTACGGGTATGCTGAGTGATGATGTTGGTATAGATGATATCTCCTTTTCAATGCCATATGAACAAGAGAGATATGCTCAAAAGGATGCTTTGACATTCCTATACCAACTGCAAAAAAAGCTCGCCAGTCAAGATCATCCAACTACACAACACAAGAAAATGAAACAAGGTGGATGGAGGTTAAAGCAATGGAGGAGCGAAAGGCAACCATTGAGGAGCGGAAGGCAACCATTGAGGAGCGCAAAGTGGCCATTGAAGAGGAAAAACTGA